CCCACGGCAGTGGTGCAATTTTTCAGTGGGACCTCAATCAATTAACAAACAACCGCTTAGGCTACCGAATTAAAGAAGGTGATAAGGCTATACGTAGCATTACATTGCTTGAGAACGATCGTTATCTTGCCATCGGTGGGCGCGAAAACTCCCTTCAACTTATTAGGCTTTATCGATCCACTGCCCCTAACCAGAAAAAGTTATCCCGCGCTGTCCCGATTTCAGTAGCCTATCCGTCTGGTAGTCAGTCTGACTATATTACAAGCCTTGATACTGCGATACTGCCTAACCAAAATCTTAATCTCTTAGCCGTTGGTGATAATCAAGGGAAAATCAGCCTCTGGAGTTGCCAGAATGGTCAGTGTAAGAGTCTTATTCGTCCTTGGATGGGGCATGGAGGTAGCCCTATAAATGCCGTATCCCTAACCAGCGATGGTTGCTTCTTGGCGACTGCTGCTAATGATGGCCGAGTTAAACTATGGCCGCTGAACCAGGCTGGATTTCGACGCGCTAATTTTTCTGAAGGCATTGATCTGCTTCAGCAGAAAGCACCAATAAATGCTGTTGATGTCATTCAAATCAACAATAAACTTTGGATTGCCAGTGGTGGTAATAATGCTGGTGTTAAGCTCCATCAGCGCAAATTAGGCCAACCGAAACGCAACCGTTGTTCTCAGGCTGTGGAGGATTGATTCATGCGTGTTTCTGATTTTGCTAACCCATACCAAGCTAATGGTCATTCCCAACCACCAGTTGAGCCAATCACGATGGTTACAATGCCATTAGATGGCCAGAAAATCTTACCGGGTCAGCTATACCGGCTGAGCGTGACGCTCAATAATGCGGGTGATGAAGATAGCACGGTTAAAGTTGCCCTAGAAAGCCAATCTCGCAACTTACACCAGTGGTGCAACCAGCCAGAACATTGGACTAGATTACCAGCGCCCCAGTTGCCTCAGGTATCCCGTCGGCAAACGCTGATATTTGAGATTGCCATTCCCAACGATGCGCAACCACAAACCGAACTTACATGTGAAGTTGTTTTGCATGTTCAACGCGGTGGCTATCTCCAGCGGATTAGCCAAATTCCCCATACTTTCCAAGTGATGGCATCGGAGCAACTGAATGAGCTGTATGAACCAGCATTTACCATCACACCGTATACCTCTCCTCAGCAACCACTTCGTATTGATAACCAGACAACAAATTCTGGAATTAGAGAGCCAATCCAACTGCATTTGACTGTGCATAATCATAGCGATCGCGTCGATCGTTATTTTGTGGAATGTGTGGGATTGCCAAGCGATTGGCAGTTTCAGCCTCAATACAGTCAGACACAATCACAGATTGGCATTGTGCCGCAAGCCAATAGTGTTGGTGTCAATCCTGGCGAGGAAACATCCATCACACTAGCCTTCACCCCACCCCCGATACCTTTGGCCGGGATTTACCACCCCACGATTTACCTTAAATCGAGTAACCAATCTGAGTCCAGCAATCAGCCTGAACGATCGCTGATGTCAGTGGTGTATTTCCAAATTGATGAAATCATCCAGATCCAGCCACAGCTAGTCGTTCTACAAGATAAAGTATCGAACAACTACCCAGCTCAGTTCATCGTGGAATTGAGCAATCAGGGTAATCATATTAGAACGCTCAATTTAGAGTTGGATGAAGCAGTCTCGGCTGCCATATGTCGCTATCGTCTCGCCCAAGAAGTTGTCCAGATTCAGCCTCAATCCACTGCATCAATTCCATTCGTCGGCCAACCCAAAGGTTGGTGGCGACGTCCTTGGTGGGGAAAAGGCAAAGATTTTCCGTTTCAACTCAAAGTCATTGATCAATATCAGTCCAACCCTGACCCACGAATTCTTCCCGGTCATCTAACGTGGTTACCGCGACCCTGGTGGCAGCTTCTGCTCGTTGCATTAGCAGGGTTGGGACTCATTGGTACCATTATCTTTCTCATCTGGTTGCATTTTCTCCGACCGCCAACAGCACCGCAAATTCTTGAATTTAGTGCGGAAGATAGTCGCTACCAGGAAGCAAACCAAGATATGGTGCGACTCCGCTGGCAGATTCAGAATCCTCAACAAATTCGCAAAATCAAGCTCACAGGCCTGGGCGAGGATGGCCAAGTCGCCAGTGGACCACTGGTTTATGAATTCCCCAATGGGAAGCTGCCCAGTACATTACAGCAGTTTTGCCAACTGGAATCACAATACCTCAGCTGTAATCAAGTCCGTAGTGATGCCTTTGCGCCGGGAAAGTACACTTTTGAACTGGAAGTAATCTCCAACGATCGTCGCGTCAAGCCGACTAAACTTCAGGCAAAACCGGCTGAGGTAATTTCTAAACCTAGCCCTCAGGTCAAACTCCTAGAACCGGTTCATTTAGTGTATCAACAAACGCTACCCGGCACGAAATTAGGCTCAAAACTGAATCTACCAAAGATTGATGAACAAGGGATAAAGCTGAATTGGACCATTTCCCAACCCCAAGACTTAGCATTTCTGAATCTAATTGGTCGGGATCAAGAAGGTAAACAAATCGGCAATCTGATTTTTAAGTTTGAGCCGTCTGAAAAGTTGCCGATTTTCCTCAGCAAATACTGCAAAATCGACTCAGCCAAGCAGCTTCTCCTCTGTAATAACTTTCCAACAGAACTTAAAGCGGCTGGGACATATCGCTTCGAACTCCAGGCAATCGCCCGTGGTCAAACTACCTCTGCGCCCCCCGCAGTACCCACCGAGCAAACTCCTCCGCCTCAGCTCACAGAGCCCATCCGCGTCGAACCCCCAACTCCTAGAATCATCAGCCTCAAACTCAATGGCAAATCGGCCTCGGCCAAAGTTGCTATTCCCCTCAAACCGCGCCAAGCAAAACCACAAATTGTCCAAGTGGAGTGGCGCGTCATGGGAGCCAAAATCACCCAAGTTGAAATTCAACCAGCGCCAGGTCTCGTTCCCCTCAGCGGAAAATTTGACCTGCCGATTTCACAACCCGGTAGTACTAACTTGATTATTAAAGCCAGCGTGCCTAATGGAGAATCTGTTACCCGTTCAGTAACGTTAGAAGCATTCCAAACACCTGGCCCCGATCCCGCCGCTGCTATCCAGAAAGCATTATCCGCTAACCAAAATGGCTCAACCCCAAAACAAGTGAGTCGCACGAGTACATCATCACCCACTCAACCAAGCTCCAAAAGTCTTTCAGGAGAATCGGTTGGAGGCAATCGCCGAAACTCCAGTCAGCTCAGGAAACAATCTGGGCTGGCTACCGAGGCGAAATCACCTCAACGTAACCGTTTATATCCGGTCGAACTACCACCCCAATTTTAGTCAATCCCCTCGATGCTATGAGTTGCCAGCTGTTAATTCACAATCGCCGATTCCAAGTTTGGCTGCGAAAGCGTTATTGGCCGATGATGAGCACATCGATTGCCATGCAGCTAGCGATCGGGCAGATTATGCCACTTGCTGCTCAACCTCCACTCGAACAACTCAAGGACCCAGAATACTGGATTCAGGCCTGTAATATTGCCATTGAGGAGCAACCAGAGACTAGATTGAAAAACTGTGAGCAGGCAATTCAACTACAGCCAAAAGATGCCAGTTTATGGACACGATATGCTGCCCTACAACTCAATCTTAAGCAGTTCTCCAGCACCCAACTCTCGCTCTCGCAAGCCCGCAAATACGATTCGAACAACTCCCGGATCGAATTTCTCCAATGTCTCGTTTGGCTCAATCTTGGCAACTATAGCCGCGCCGAAACAGCCTGCGAGCAAGCAACACAAATCAATCAAAAATGGGGCAATCTATCCGCCGATCAGATTAAGCCCTACCACAATTTAATTCGTCATTATCAGCAGGTCGAGAGTACGTATGGTTCTCAAATATTCCATTCCATTCGCAAATCCTTCGATCGCACGACTATAGCATCCACATCAAAGCCCATCATAGACATCCAACGCTATAAAGCGCAATTACAGCAGATTCAACGCTATGCTCAGGCCAAACGTCAGTATCAGCGTGGCAAATTTCCAAAAGCGATTCAAACTTTCAATCGTATCCTCAGCCAAACCCCCAAACATCTGGAGAGCTGGATCTATCAGGGCCATGCACTGAGTCAACTACAAAAGCCTACTGCTGCGCTTTCTGCCTATGCTCAGGCGGTTGCCCTTGCACCAAATCAATCAGCTGTGCTGTTTTTCCAATGTCGCACACTCAATCAGCTCCAACAATCCGAGGCGGCGCTCCGTGCTTGCCAAACAGCCCTCCAAGGCGATCAAAATTGGTCAAATACAAGTCTAGCCAACACCTGGAGTCAACAAGCCCAGGCCCTATATCGACTTGGTAAAGCAGAGGCGGCACTGGCTGCGACTAACAGAGCCATTGGGATGCAGATACCGCCGAATTGTGCACGACTTCTCATCAAAGGTTCTAGCCCATTGCCACCCCAGCCTGGAACATTAAACTGTGGTGCAATTTTCCGCGATCATGCCGTTATCCTTTGGTACCTCCAGCAATACGAAACGGCCTTGACATCGATTCAAAAAACCCTTGCGATTAATCCAACTGACGCAAAGGCTTTGGCCAATCAAGGTCGTATACGTCGATCGCTAAAACATTTAGAAGCTGCCCTCATATCCTATCAAGCATCAGTTGCCCTCAATCCCAAGGATGCCAGAAGTTGGATAAATCTCAGTGCACTCTGGTGGCAGGTCGGCAACTATACAAAATCTCTGATAGCAGCAAATAACGCTGTCAAGGCTAATCCTCAGTTAGCGGAGGCCTATCAAAACCAGGCAATCGCATTAGTTGCCCTCAAAAATGATGCTGAAGCACAAAAGAGTTATGAAAAAGCAATTCTACTATCCCCTGATAATAGTAATCTCCAAACCGGATTAGGGCTGGTACTCACTCGCCGTAAATATTATCCAGAAGCGCTTACCGTTCTTCAGCACTCCTTAGAACTTGACCCTAATCAACCCCTAGTAACAAAAACTATACAAGTCCTGATTCAATGGCAGAAAGTTCAGCAGCACTGAAATATCGATACATCAAACCGGGGCCTACTGTTGTGTTTTGGCAACTTCTAGCTGGAATGTTGTACCCTTGATCATCGCGGTCGCCCCGATCGTTAGAAATTTCCCTGCACCTAAAATCAAGGGATTCGTTGTTGGCGGCTTTGATCGGATTAAGTCTTTGATCCGTGGACGTTTCAGATAAGGTCATGCCGCGATAGCCGTACCCGTTCAATAAGCCACCGACTAATAAGACTAGCGAAAGATTGCTGATTTGCATCATGTAAACTTACAAAATCACTAAATAAGTTTAATATATTAAACTTATTCTGAAACTTTGCTATATTTACGAATAGGGAAATTCAGTTAAGACGTTTATCAGCGTTGGATCGCGCCGATCGTGCATCCATCGGCTAATTTGCCATTGGGAATGTTGGTTGCCTCGGTGCATCGACCAAGCCAACATTTGGAGCGAATATCATGCCCAACAATCCAACTCAACCGTCCCAGTTTGTGGATACGGATCGTGATGGCATACCGGACTGGTTGGAACGGCATCTGGGAACAGACCCCCATTCCAGCGATACGGATCGTGATGGTATGCGTGATGGCGATGAGATACGTCTGTGGCGCAATCCCCGGAATCCCGATACTGACTATGAAGCGATTCCGATTGAAGCATTACCGACCGTTGGAGCTTTTGCCCAACAGGTCGGTAGCTTTCAGGGGATGCAGTATGTCTTTAATGTCCAACCGGAAATGGTTGCAATTACGGCATTAGATGGTCGTCCGGGCCTGAATGGAGCCGGACTGATCTATCAGCAGTATGGCGATCAAATTGAATCCGCGCTGCGTCAAACTGACATCAATAATTTTGCGCTTGTCCAAACTCATCTCAATCAAGCGGCTCAAAATAACCAGCCAGCGCCCACCGAAATTACCCGTTAATTGAAGGAGTTCTCTGATGGTCGAACTGTTGGATACAGGTTTAGCTGCCTTGCGCTCTGAACCACAATTTCGCTGCGGTATCAAACCAGAGTATCAATGCTTCGCTGCGGCAGGTAAAGCCAATATGCGCCACCGGTTGAATCAGCTAGTTAATGCTCATTGCAACGATGAGGATATGATTTCCGCTTGGGCATGCGATGACTCAATCCAAGCAATTGCGATTCATGCAGGCTTGAACGTTTTCTATGTTGTGCATCAAGACGATCGTCAAATTATGACGATCGCCGGTATCCCATTTTCCCATGATGCAGCGCTGTTAATGTGTGCGCAGTATCCAGCAATGTCATTTGTCTCGATGGCAATCACGGGGGATAAATTGTTGCTTCAAGCCCATGATCGTACTGGTCAACTGCGGTGGATGCAGTTTGGCTTGCCCCATTTAGCCTTGGAAGAATTAGCTTATCAAGCTGCGGCATCGCGTTAACGTCTGGTGCGATTTGTAAAATTTGTCAGCATCTACCGCCCCTGTTATTACTTGCCGGAGGCGGCTCACCATGACTTTTTTGTTTGCTACGGCGGTGACATTATCCGCCTTTCTATTGTTCTGGGTAGAGCTATTCTTTGCCAAGCTACTGCTGCCCCACTTTGGCGGCGGTGCTCACATCTGGACCACTTGTCTTGCGGCATTCCAAGTGTTCCTGTTGATTGGCTATGGCTACGCCTGGGCGATCGCGAAGTTACCCTTAATCCGCCAAGCCATAATTCACGGCATTTTGCTGATAGCGGCAATAGCCACCATGCCGATCGACCTCAAGGTTTGGCAAGCCACAGATATTCCCAGTTTGCAAATTTTCTGTACCCTGCTGTTCTCGATCGGCCTACCACTGGTGCAGTTATCCACCACTAGCTCCGTGCTACAAAACTGGTATGGTCGGGCCTCAAAGCGCAATCCATACTTTCTGTATGCCTTGAGTAATGCGGGTTCCTTATTGGCCTTGATTGCCTATCCAGCAGGGTTTGAACCACATTTGAACATCACACAACAGTCGGCTTTGTGGTCTGGTGGCTTTATAGTTTCCGCCATTTTAACGGCGAGTGCGATGTTCATCAGCTCCCGTCGCAAGCAATATGCCAAGGCAACTATCTCCACCACCGTATTAGATGCTGATACTCAAGCGATTCAGTATCCTGCGTTAACCCCGTGGGTGATGTTCCAATGCTTTCTCTGCGCCTTTATCCCTTCTAGTTTGCTATCGGGAGTGACCAGCTACATCACCTCAGAAATTGCCCCCAACCCGATCGTCTGGGCCTTATTTCTGGGGCTGTACTTAGTCACCCTGATTTTGACCTTTCTCCCCCGGCCCTTACTGCTCCCCCGCGATGTCGGTAATCCACTGCTGCTGTTCATCTTGGTATTTCTGGGCCTGGAAGTTTATGGCTTAGGTCGCTTCGATCGCGATGCGCTGCTCGGCAATATCGTCTTCTTCCTGCTGCTATCCTGGTTTTACCACTCGCGGCTAGCCACCCTCAAACCCGCGCCCGCAAAACTCGGCCAGTTCTATTTCATTATGGTGTTGGGCGGCGCGAGTGGGGCGTTATTCAATGCGGTGATTGCCCCGATCGTCTTCGTGCGCATGTCGGAATACCATATTGTCTTGGCGTTGGCCTCCCCGGTATTGCTATCATTGCAAGCCTTTGATCAGAACTGGCGTTGGCTTCCAGCGGAGATGACCAACTTGATCAAGCGTTATGCCAGGATGATCGTCATTGGGATTTGTATTTGTTTGAGTGTCGTCTACACTTTTCCTGCCCTCGCTAGCCTCGATAATTTTCAAACTGAACGCGCGGCCCGGAGTTTCTATGCCAGCTATCTTGTGGGCTATAACCAGAATTCTCGCTTCTTAATCCACGGTCGGACATTGCATGGTCGTGAATCGCTTGATGAGAACGATCGAACACCGGGAAGTTATTACCACCCTGGTGGACCAGTATCGAATGTCTTTGACACATTGCCGGATAATGCGGCTGTAGCCGTTGTCGGTCTGGGTGTCGGTGAAATTGGCAGCTATGCCAAGCCACAGCAAGATTGGACCTTCTTGGAAATCGATCCCCTCGTAGTGGATATTGCTCAAACCAATTTCCATCATTTACGAAAGATGCCTCATCCACCCCAAATCATCGTCGGTGATGGTCGGCTGAAGTTCCAAGAAACCCAGCAACAGTTCGATTTGATTGTGTTAGATGCCTTTAACTCCGATGCCGTCCCCATTCACCTGATGACCCAAGAAGCACTTCAAGATGTATTCCTGCCTCACCTAAAGCCCAACGGCATCCTCGTCTACAACATCACCAATACTTTTGTTGACCTCGAACCGATCGTTCAACAACTGGCGCAAGCGACGGATATGCCAGCCTTGACCCGATTTGTGCACGAAGTCAAACCAGAGTTTCGACAAACGGCGAACCATTGGGTGGCGCTTACGCAGAATCCCCAAACCTTACTGCAACTCAGGCTCAACCAATGGCATGATTTGAAATCTGGCAAGACTCTCTGGACTGATAATTTCTCCAGCATCCGAGCGGCAATGAAGCGCAAATAAAATTATTTTCGATACTTTGAACTGAAAGTATTGAATAGTTATTTATAGCCGTGCTAGGTTTGAGTCAGCTAGTCAGCTCGCCCCCGCTGTAACCCATTTAGTCTTTGTTTGAGCGATCGGCGACTCATTGATTGCGACTCTGAATTTCCCTTCTCTGTCGTTATTTTTGAGGCTTGTACGATGTCGGAAATTCCAAAAGGTTACGATCGTGGTGCTTTGAATTCCTGGCACTTTGACGGTCGCGATGCTCGGACTGCATCTACTGCGATTCAAGGTGTTGATAGTCGTCAAATGGATTTCAGCTGAGGTCAAGGGCCAACGCAAAACCCTCACGGCCTGAAATATTCTCACCTACTTCGATCGGCTACCGATGGTGATCAATGATCAGAATATGTTTGAGGTGTACGATCTCACAGGTGCTGATATGACGGCACTACGCCAGCTCTATCCTAACCCACTGTTCTTCTAAACGTGCATCGACCGATTGATTGATGGAATGATATGGCTCAGGTGAATCAACCTGGGCCTTTTTTGTAAATATCTTGTACCAGGAAACAAACTGTCTAGTACAAGATATTCCAAAGTTTAGAGTGATATTTGACATCCTCCCCGCGCCTTCAGGTGCGGGGAGGATGTCAATTCCTTCTAGTGACGCTCTTGCTCACCCGTTTGCTGCGCCGATTTGCCAACCTGATAGCTGATTGCCTCGACTTGTCGATCGCCGACCAGTTGACGAATTTTGTCACTGGATCGAGCATCTTCTCGCAGTTGTACAAACAGCAGTTGGTCATGATGATTGCGTAATAACTCCTCCTGTTGCTTAGTTTCGACCCGATCGATCGCTTCAAGTACCCGTTCTTGCTCTGGTCGTAACTTACCGGCTGGCTGCGGCTGGGCTGCAATGACCCGAATTACTGGAGTGCCAGGCAATTCGCCGCTTTTCTGTGCTTCACGTAACTGTAATGCTGCTACCGCACCCCAATGCTCAACCCCAGAGCGCAGACTAGAGACGAATTCCAGTTGCTGATACCCAGCCGCGTGAGCGGTTTGGAATGCGGTTTCAACGCCCTGCTTGAGATAGCCGATCGCTTGGTTCCGTGTAGTTGGACTAAATCGAATCGCAGTATCCCCAGAAATCATTACGCGGCGAAGTTTTGCCGCGGTAGGTGGTGCTTCAATGCGTGGTCCGTTCCAACCTTTAGGCAGTTGCACATTACTGGGCAAAGGGGGCTTGGCCCACAGATGGCGCATCACCCGATCGTGAAACCGGCCCACAATAAATTCCTGTTCTGGATGCGTTGCCGCAAACTGGCTGAACGTCTCAAGCTGTAGCTGAATTTGCTCAACCGGGATGGATTTCTTATGGGTCCACAACCGCTTGGTGGCGATCGCATAGCTATTGCCATGGTTCCCGACCTGATAGCCCCTGCCCTGTCCCCAGATGGCGCGTTCACCCCGGTTCTGATCGACTACCCCATACTTCCTAGCTTGACGCGGTGCTATTCCATAGAGCGCTAGTCCGGCTCCAGTTTCATGTTGTCCATCTTCACTACTACCGAAGACATAAACCTGATGTACTGCAAGGGCCGCGATCGCCACCCCATCGGCAGAATTTTCAAACCTTTGAAAATTTTTCAAGTGAGCAGCTGGGACGGGGCGATTTTGTTTACCTGATTTGTAGCCTTGCCATTGGTGAATCCAATGGTCATCACGTCCAGGGATATAGTTCACCCCCGGCTCGTCCTGTAGCCCTTTGAGGTGATATTCCGACCCCAGGGCTTCCCCACTGAAGCTGATGCCATCTTGGCCGTAGGCAATGGATTTGGCGAAGCGGCCACCTTGGCGCTTCTGGTAAATCACATGGGCCTCAATCCCAACCTCATCTAAGCGCTCAATTAACTCTGGCAGCATTGGTTGTTCACTAGCGATTGGAGCGATCGCATTCATCATCACCGCTCTGCTCTGTTGCACCAATTCTGGATCGTGCAATGTAATCTCCAGCTCCACTTCGACATCAAGCTGTTCACGGATACCATCGAAGCTGTAGCCCCGTCCCAAGGATGAGCCACTCATGGTTACGCCGTCTTTGGTATAGCTCAAGCCGATCGCCTGGTCATCAAAGCCGTAATGCACCCGTAAGCCAATGTCATGGTGATCCAGAGCATCCATGAATTCGGGGAAACTGCTGCATTCGGGTAATAGATCATCGATCGTGTCTTGGAGCTGCCGTTGCATAGCCGGTTTACCCGTATTGATGGCTTTCTCCAGTTGCTTCTTAGAAAGTCCATGCCGACGGGTTTGCCAACTGGCCAAGCTGGGCTGAAGTCCGTAGGTGGTTTCGAGGTCTTGGGCAACGACTTGAGCGCGGTAGTGGTCCCAGGAGTCTTGGGCGATCGTGCGCCCCTGACCAACGCGATTGGCCACGATATGAATATGTTCGTGGCTAGGGGTATCGGTATGTCGGACGGCAATATACTGATGTCCCCCAAAGCCCATTTGTTCTAAATAGTCCCGTGCAATATGTCGCCAGGTCTGATCATCGAGATGTTCATCAGTCGGCAAGCTCAAAGCACAGTGATACAGCCGCCGCTTCACATTGGGCCGGACCATTGCAATCTGATTGAACTGTTGCTCCAGGGAAATAGGATCACGCCCTGGGGTATTGCCATCCAACCATTGCGCTCCCGGTTTCCCGAGGATATAGTTCAGCGCATTGTAAAAGCTGTAGCCCTTGGCATGTTTAACCAGCATTTTGTACCTGCTGAGAATCGGGTGGCATCAAGCCCTGATGCGATTTGCCCATGAGCACCATCATGTCGGTCAGTTCGTCCAATAACCGATCGCGCACCGCTGGCTCAACTCCAGCCAAGTTTTGCATCAGGGTTGCTTCCATCCGCCTGGCACAGCTATGGGCTAACCCGATGTTTGACTGCGCGTGCATGATCGCCACCGGTGACAAAATTCCACCCGCCTGGCCAAACACGTGCCAATGACCGTACTCGCTTTCAGTCATGCCGAACATTGCGGCTTTGGCTCTCACTTCCGCCTTTTCTGCGGGGTTGACCTCGATCGATAATCGGTCTCGTTTTTTCATGTCATGCTCCTAAAGTTTGTCAAAATGGCCGCCAATCAGCATTACTTGCGACGATTAAAAATGCGGTCAAAACCCCTGTACCCGGTTTCGCCAGTTCATCAAGAATGTTTGATTAATTGATCAAACATTCATCAAACATCCCACGATGCTTTTGGGAAGTTTTCGCATAATCATTCACTTTTTATAGCAAACCATCCAATACTTTCATATAATTTATTTAGTTAAAATATAAATAAAATATTTT
Above is a genomic segment from Romeriopsis navalis LEGE 11480 containing:
- a CDS encoding fused MFS/spermidine synthase; protein product: MTFLFATAVTLSAFLLFWVELFFAKLLLPHFGGGAHIWTTCLAAFQVFLLIGYGYAWAIAKLPLIRQAIIHGILLIAAIATMPIDLKVWQATDIPSLQIFCTLLFSIGLPLVQLSTTSSVLQNWYGRASKRNPYFLYALSNAGSLLALIAYPAGFEPHLNITQQSALWSGGFIVSAILTASAMFISSRRKQYAKATISTTVLDADTQAIQYPALTPWVMFQCFLCAFIPSSLLSGVTSYITSEIAPNPIVWALFLGLYLVTLILTFLPRPLLLPRDVGNPLLLFILVFLGLEVYGLGRFDRDALLGNIVFFLLLSWFYHSRLATLKPAPAKLGQFYFIMVLGGASGALFNAVIAPIVFVRMSEYHIVLALASPVLLSLQAFDQNWRWLPAEMTNLIKRYARMIVIGICICLSVVYTFPALASLDNFQTERAARSFYASYLVGYNQNSRFLIHGRTLHGRESLDENDRTPGSYYHPGGPVSNVFDTLPDNAAVAVVGLGVGEIGSYAKPQQDWTFLEIDPLVVDIAQTNFHHLRKMPHPPQIIVGDGRLKFQETQQQFDLIVLDAFNSDAVPIHLMTQEALQDVFLPHLKPNGILVYNITNTFVDLEPIVQQLAQATDMPALTRFVHEVKPEFRQTANHWVALTQNPQTLLQLRLNQWHDLKSGKTLWTDNFSSIRAAMKRK
- a CDS encoding relaxase/mobilization nuclease domain-containing protein; this translates as MLVKHAKGYSFYNALNYILGKPGAQWLDGNTPGRDPISLEQQFNQIAMVRPNVKRRLYHCALSLPTDEHLDDQTWRHIARDYLEQMGFGGHQYIAVRHTDTPSHEHIHIVANRVGQGRTIAQDSWDHYRAQVVAQDLETTYGLQPSLASWQTRRHGLSKKQLEKAINTGKPAMQRQLQDTIDDLLPECSSFPEFMDALDHHDIGLRVHYGFDDQAIGLSYTKDGVTMSGSSLGRGYSFDGIREQLDVEVELEITLHDPELVQQSRAVMMNAIAPIASEQPMLPELIERLDEVGIEAHVIYQKRQGGRFAKSIAYGQDGISFSGEALGSEYHLKGLQDEPGVNYIPGRDDHWIHQWQGYKSGKQNRPVPAAHLKNFQRFENSADGVAIAALAVHQVYVFGSSEDGQHETGAGLALYGIAPRQARKYGVVDQNRGERAIWGQGRGYQVGNHGNSYAIATKRLWTHKKSIPVEQIQLQLETFSQFAATHPEQEFIVGRFHDRVMRHLWAKPPLPSNVQLPKGWNGPRIEAPPTAAKLRRVMISGDTAIRFSPTTRNQAIGYLKQGVETAFQTAHAAGYQQLEFVSSLRSGVEHWGAVAALQLREAQKSGELPGTPVIRVIAAQPQPAGKLRPEQERVLEAIDRVETKQQEELLRNHHDQLLFVQLREDARSSDKIRQLVGDRQVEAISYQVGKSAQQTGEQERH
- a CDS encoding tetratricopeptide repeat protein, with the translated sequence MSTSIAMQLAIGQIMPLAAQPPLEQLKDPEYWIQACNIAIEEQPETRLKNCEQAIQLQPKDASLWTRYAALQLNLKQFSSTQLSLSQARKYDSNNSRIEFLQCLVWLNLGNYSRAETACEQATQINQKWGNLSADQIKPYHNLIRHYQQVESTYGSQIFHSIRKSFDRTTIASTSKPIIDIQRYKAQLQQIQRYAQAKRQYQRGKFPKAIQTFNRILSQTPKHLESWIYQGHALSQLQKPTAALSAYAQAVALAPNQSAVLFFQCRTLNQLQQSEAALRACQTALQGDQNWSNTSLANTWSQQAQALYRLGKAEAALAATNRAIGMQIPPNCARLLIKGSSPLPPQPGTLNCGAIFRDHAVILWYLQQYETALTSIQKTLAINPTDAKALANQGRIRRSLKHLEAALISYQASVALNPKDARSWINLSALWWQVGNYTKSLIAANNAVKANPQLAEAYQNQAIALVALKNDAEAQKSYEKAILLSPDNSNLQTGLGLVLTRRKYYPEALTVLQHSLELDPNQPLVTKTIQVLIQWQKVQQH
- a CDS encoding COG1470 family protein; the encoded protein is MRVSDFANPYQANGHSQPPVEPITMVTMPLDGQKILPGQLYRLSVTLNNAGDEDSTVKVALESQSRNLHQWCNQPEHWTRLPAPQLPQVSRRQTLIFEIAIPNDAQPQTELTCEVVLHVQRGGYLQRISQIPHTFQVMASEQLNELYEPAFTITPYTSPQQPLRIDNQTTNSGIREPIQLHLTVHNHSDRVDRYFVECVGLPSDWQFQPQYSQTQSQIGIVPQANSVGVNPGEETSITLAFTPPPIPLAGIYHPTIYLKSSNQSESSNQPERSLMSVVYFQIDEIIQIQPQLVVLQDKVSNNYPAQFIVELSNQGNHIRTLNLELDEAVSAAICRYRLAQEVVQIQPQSTASIPFVGQPKGWWRRPWWGKGKDFPFQLKVIDQYQSNPDPRILPGHLTWLPRPWWQLLLVALAGLGLIGTIIFLIWLHFLRPPTAPQILEFSAEDSRYQEANQDMVRLRWQIQNPQQIRKIKLTGLGEDGQVASGPLVYEFPNGKLPSTLQQFCQLESQYLSCNQVRSDAFAPGKYTFELEVISNDRRVKPTKLQAKPAEVISKPSPQVKLLEPVHLVYQQTLPGTKLGSKLNLPKIDEQGIKLNWTISQPQDLAFLNLIGRDQEGKQIGNLIFKFEPSEKLPIFLSKYCKIDSAKQLLLCNNFPTELKAAGTYRFELQAIARGQTTSAPPAVPTEQTPPPQLTEPIRVEPPTPRIISLKLNGKSASAKVAIPLKPRQAKPQIVQVEWRVMGAKITQVEIQPAPGLVPLSGKFDLPISQPGSTNLIIKASVPNGESVTRSVTLEAFQTPGPDPAAAIQKALSANQNGSTPKQVSRTSTSSPTQPSSKSLSGESVGGNRRNSSQLRKQSGLATEAKSPQRNRLYPVELPPQF